A single genomic interval of Stieleria maiorica harbors:
- a CDS encoding VWA domain-containing protein, with amino-acid sequence MDELQRRWQMMLGGQTEELGENDARITAALDALYEPGDGSGGGRGSRRGGLGRSAPRVAKWMGDVRECFPTPVVQIIQKDAFSRLGLQQMLLEPEFLAAMQADVNLVADLMSLRGMMPEKTKQTAREVIQKVVAELMQRLERRTAEALRGALDRSKRTTRPRAADIDWPRTIRANLHQYLPQYKTVVPERLIGFARKQRRLVDLDEVILCVDQSGSMAPSVIYSSIFAAVMASLPVVRTQLVCFDTVILDLTEKLSDPVEVLFGIQLGGGTDINQAVSYCAEKIQQPRKSHLILITDLCEGGNADELIARLGRLVSDGVNVIVLLALSDEGRPYYDANLASTVAAMGIAVFACTPDQFPDLMASALRREDIFQWAAREDLKTIVPGETPSATR; translated from the coding sequence ATGGATGAACTTCAGCGGCGATGGCAAATGATGCTCGGTGGTCAAACCGAGGAGCTCGGCGAAAACGACGCGCGTATCACTGCGGCACTCGACGCGTTGTACGAACCGGGCGACGGATCCGGCGGCGGAAGAGGTTCGCGTCGGGGCGGGTTGGGGCGGTCGGCGCCTCGCGTTGCCAAGTGGATGGGGGACGTCCGCGAGTGCTTTCCAACCCCGGTCGTCCAAATCATCCAAAAGGACGCGTTTTCTCGGCTGGGATTACAACAAATGCTGTTGGAACCCGAGTTTTTGGCGGCGATGCAAGCCGACGTGAATCTGGTCGCCGACCTGATGAGTCTGCGAGGCATGATGCCCGAGAAAACGAAACAGACGGCTCGCGAGGTGATCCAGAAAGTCGTCGCGGAACTGATGCAGCGGCTGGAGCGAAGGACGGCCGAAGCGTTGCGCGGCGCGCTGGATCGTAGCAAGCGGACGACGCGACCTCGGGCAGCTGACATCGATTGGCCGCGAACCATCCGGGCGAACTTGCACCAGTACCTTCCCCAGTACAAAACCGTCGTGCCCGAGCGGCTGATCGGATTCGCCAGGAAACAACGTCGGCTGGTGGATTTGGACGAAGTGATCTTGTGCGTCGATCAATCGGGATCGATGGCGCCCTCGGTCATCTATTCCTCCATCTTCGCCGCGGTGATGGCTTCGTTGCCGGTCGTGCGAACGCAACTGGTTTGCTTCGACACCGTGATCCTGGACTTGACTGAAAAACTTTCGGATCCCGTCGAAGTTCTGTTCGGCATCCAGCTGGGTGGCGGCACCGACATCAACCAGGCGGTCAGCTACTGTGCCGAAAAAATCCAACAACCTCGCAAATCGCATTTGATTCTGATCACCGATTTGTGCGAAGGAGGAAACGCCGACGAGCTGATTGCGCGACTGGGCCGGCTCGTTTCGGACGGCGTCAACGTGATCGTCTTGCTGGCACTCAGCGACGAAGGGCGTCCCTACTACGACGCCAATCTGGCCAGCACCGTGGCCGCCATGGGGATCGCCGTTTTCGCCTGCACGCCCGACCAATTCCCGGACCTGATGGCATCGGCCCTGCGTAGGGAGGACATTTTTCAGTGGGCGGCACGGGAAGATCTGAAAACCATCGTGCCGGGCGAAACCCCCTCAGCGACTCGCTGA
- a CDS encoding VIT domain-containing protein yields the protein MTAHSIDTRCRSIWSAVGRSFVVLASVCLFCPVAQAGYTVLDGAPVTQGQMRVAEDDFDELKATLPSPSQCFTLKETRVEADVSGVLARVRVSQVFKNPYSERLEALYVFPLPENCAVDAYSFQIGERLIVGEVKRKEDARREYEQARDEGRKAALLEQERANVFSQAVANIPPDGEVTVNIEYVHPLEIDEDRYVFRFPMVVGPRYIPGEPLSRPSVGRGWAADTDQVPDASRITPDFLPEGMRNGNDVFVTVNVDAAMPIQEIVPVTHELDIQRTSETQTVATLKNQSTIADKDFVIEYRLAGEQSTLASLVHRPAESEAGYVMLALQPKWSIEPAEITPREVIVVLDTSGSMNGPAISQLRLFAQHVLDHLNPQDEFRMIAFNNHATAFRQDSVVATDANVQAAKQFVRGLRASGGTKLLPALQLALGGNADEQARPRYMILLTDALVGNDHSILRYLQNPEFQDARVFPIGFGAAPNDYLINRAAEMGRGFSMQVNNQDNAGEIARRFNERTSQPYMTDLQIDWGGLVIKDQVPSRLPDLYAGKPLVVLGRYETSAMGTVRLQGNVLGQAVEMELELDLPTQEVAHDSIGPIWARQRIRQIWNRDVGHETPQGREEITALGLRHQLMTQYTSFIAVEKELSETPQGSLISESVPVMMPEGMTEKSVGRSRAVARSARSIPPAASAVAGGTAPQRPVAVDNAAPSMPPPSGPSSSSSRPRQSPSGGSNFSGASGGGGGGPIGPVTAIFSIGGAGAAAMMRRRKARNATERTR from the coding sequence ATGACCGCTCATTCAATAGACACCCGATGTCGATCGATCTGGTCGGCTGTGGGCAGATCGTTCGTCGTCCTGGCATCAGTCTGCCTGTTCTGCCCCGTCGCACAGGCGGGGTACACGGTGCTCGATGGGGCCCCGGTCACGCAGGGCCAAATGCGAGTCGCCGAAGATGACTTCGACGAATTGAAAGCGACGTTGCCGTCACCAAGCCAATGCTTCACTTTGAAAGAGACGCGTGTGGAGGCCGATGTCTCAGGCGTCCTGGCACGGGTTCGAGTTTCCCAGGTTTTCAAAAACCCCTATTCCGAGCGACTGGAGGCCTTGTACGTCTTTCCGCTGCCTGAAAACTGCGCCGTCGACGCCTATTCCTTTCAGATCGGAGAACGTCTGATTGTCGGAGAGGTCAAACGAAAGGAAGACGCACGTCGTGAATATGAGCAGGCCCGAGACGAGGGACGAAAGGCGGCGTTGTTGGAACAAGAACGGGCCAACGTGTTCTCTCAGGCGGTCGCCAACATCCCTCCCGACGGCGAAGTGACCGTGAACATCGAGTACGTGCATCCGCTGGAGATCGACGAAGACCGCTACGTCTTTCGTTTTCCGATGGTTGTTGGGCCGCGCTATATCCCAGGAGAACCGTTGAGTCGTCCCAGCGTCGGTCGCGGTTGGGCAGCCGACACCGACCAAGTCCCGGATGCGTCACGAATCACGCCGGACTTTCTACCCGAGGGGATGCGAAACGGCAACGATGTCTTTGTCACCGTGAATGTTGATGCGGCCATGCCGATTCAGGAAATCGTGCCGGTCACACACGAGCTGGACATCCAACGGACGTCGGAAACTCAAACGGTCGCGACCTTGAAGAACCAGTCGACGATCGCCGACAAAGACTTTGTCATCGAGTACCGTTTGGCGGGTGAGCAAAGCACGTTGGCGTCGCTGGTACACCGCCCGGCAGAATCCGAAGCAGGTTACGTCATGTTGGCGCTGCAACCGAAATGGTCCATCGAGCCGGCCGAGATCACGCCGCGCGAGGTGATTGTGGTCTTGGACACCAGCGGATCGATGAACGGGCCGGCGATCAGCCAATTGCGATTGTTTGCCCAACATGTGCTGGATCATTTGAATCCGCAGGATGAATTCCGGATGATCGCGTTTAATAATCATGCCACGGCGTTTCGGCAGGATTCGGTTGTGGCAACTGACGCCAATGTCCAAGCCGCAAAACAATTCGTGCGTGGGTTGCGCGCCAGCGGCGGAACAAAACTGCTGCCGGCACTCCAGTTGGCGTTGGGGGGCAACGCTGATGAACAGGCTCGCCCCCGCTACATGATTCTGCTGACCGACGCCCTTGTTGGCAATGATCATTCCATTCTGCGCTATCTACAGAACCCGGAGTTTCAGGACGCTCGGGTGTTTCCGATCGGGTTCGGGGCTGCACCAAATGACTACCTGATCAATCGCGCCGCGGAGATGGGACGGGGGTTCTCGATGCAAGTCAACAACCAGGACAACGCGGGCGAGATCGCTCGGCGTTTTAACGAACGCACCAGCCAGCCCTACATGACGGACTTGCAAATCGACTGGGGAGGACTTGTCATCAAAGATCAGGTTCCTTCGCGACTTCCGGATCTGTATGCCGGAAAGCCGCTCGTCGTCTTGGGACGGTATGAAACATCGGCAATGGGGACCGTGCGATTGCAGGGCAACGTGCTGGGGCAAGCCGTTGAAATGGAACTCGAACTGGACCTGCCGACGCAAGAAGTCGCCCACGATTCCATCGGTCCGATTTGGGCCCGCCAGCGAATCCGACAGATCTGGAACCGCGACGTCGGACATGAAACCCCGCAGGGCCGCGAAGAAATCACCGCGCTGGGGCTGAGGCATCAACTGATGACTCAGTACACATCGTTCATTGCCGTCGAGAAAGAACTCTCCGAAACGCCACAGGGGTCACTGATCAGCGAGTCCGTCCCGGTGATGATGCCTGAGGGGATGACCGAAAAGTCTGTCGGTCGCTCTCGGGCCGTCGCGAGGAGTGCCCGGAGCATTCCACCGGCAGCCTCAGCGGTCGCCGGGGGCACAGCGCCGCAACGGCCAGTTGCGGTCGACAATGCGGCTCCCAGCATGCCGCCTCCGTCGGGACCGTCGTCTTCCTCCTCACGGCCTCGCCAATCGCCCAGCGGCGGAAGCAACTTCTCAGGTGCTTCAGGCGGTGGCGGTGGCGGTCCGATCGGACCGGTCACCGCGATCTTCTCGATCGGTGGTGCGGGCGCGGCCGCGATGATGCGGCGTCGAAAGGCACGCAACGCGACGGAGCGGACGCGATGA